The Chitinivibrionia bacterium genome includes the window GCAGAAGTGAAATTTCTCCCCATCTCTACCAAAACAAATATTATTTTTACAATCACTACAAACAACAAGTACTTGGATTTTGTCCTGTACTTTATGTTAATTTTTCGATTTTCAAAGCATTGGGTCGAACGCCTTTTAGTTGTTCTGCCGTACCCGATGTTTGTTTAATAAATTAACAAAGGCATACTTGTTGTTTGTAGTGAAATTATAATTATGGGCAGAACATCCTATAAACTGTTTCTGTCTTAACTTTATTTTACTATTCTGGAGGAATTGCATTATGAATTTGCAGACAAAACGGTTATTGGGGATTTTGGGGTTTGCGGCGGCGAGCGTATTGTTTTTTGTCGGGTACGGTCAAAAAAATCAGGGGATTGATTGGAGCGCGCCGAAAATTACAATAAGAACGGAAGCCGAGCTGAGAGAGTTGGCAACTATTGTTAATAGCGGCGAAAGACATTTTAACGGTCAAACCATTGTTCTTGCCAACAACATTAAACTTGACAGAGAAAAAGATTGGGTATCGATAGGTATAAGGGGAGTTAAACCTTTTAACGGTACGTTTGACGGTAATGGTAAAACTATAATCGGAAATAATTGTATCGCCTCGCTGTTTGGTTGCACGCTTAACGGAGAAATAAAGAATCTCAATGTTGCCGGTATGGGAAAAACAATGCGCTTCGGACGTTTTGCGGTAATAATAAACCCACAGGGCGCGACGGTGCATTCGAGTATTGAGCCTTATGCGGATACGGATGAAAACAGAAAGGTTGACAACGGCGACAGTCTGGAAATTCTGGGTATGGAAGGCAGATTGTGGGTCAAAGTAAGAACAGACAACGGCGACGGATACGTTTCCGTTGCGGATGTGGAAATAGTAGAAGTGGATTGCGGGCAAATTGCGGATAAAACGACATAATTTTTTAAAATTCACAAAAATCTCTAAAGAAAAATTAACAACCTGCCGAACTATATAACAGGATGGTTGGATAGTGCTTCGGCGCTGAAAAAAGGAGGTTTGTTATGTCGGTAATAGGACAAGTACACAGCAATGTGTTCGCGACAACATACGAGCCGAATTTGCGAAATACGCGGGAATCT containing:
- a CDS encoding SH3 domain-containing protein — protein: MNLQTKRLLGILGFAAASVLFFVGYGQKNQGIDWSAPKITIRTEAELRELATIVNSGERHFNGQTIVLANNIKLDREKDWVSIGIRGVKPFNGTFDGNGKTIIGNNCIASLFGCTLNGEIKNLNVAGMGKTMRFGRFAVIINPQGATVHSSIEPYADTDENRKVDNGDSLEILGMEGRLWVKVRTDNGDGYVSVADVEIVEVDCGQIADKTT